The DNA sequence AAACAGATACTGGCAGGCGACCATGCCGAACACTGCGAACAGGACCAGACGGACGGCATCCCCTTTTTCGCGGAAAATCCCGAAAATAGCCTCGCGCTTCACGGTATGGCTGTAGAAAAGGATCAGGATCCCCGCCATCAGGAGGCGCGTGCTCACCAGCCACTCGGATGATACCGTGTAATCATCGAACAGCAGCTGCGCCAAAATCCCGGAAATTCCCCAGAGACTGCCTCCACTCGCCGCCAATAAGATTCCCTTCAATTTGTTGCTCATAATACCCGCTCCCATTCCTGTGATGATCTTTTGTATGGATTCATTATAGACGGAAGGGCGACCTGTTTCTATCGATTGGCTACTCATTTTTATCAGATTCGTGTAAATTCTGTTGCCGAATTTGCCGGTTTCATACTGAATTGTTATGATAATATCAGAAAAGCTGCAGAACCGAACGAAGAAGGAGCGATCCAGATGAACGATTTTACTGATCCCATTACAGGCAACAACCGCATCGTTGCAAGCAAAGTCGATGGCAAAACGATGCCGATCCATTTCAGGAATCACTTGGAAGAGGACGTCCTTTTCCCTTCCGACGACTTCAATCTGACACTGCTTCGCCAGCATTTTCAGCATCTGCGCCACGATACGATTCCGCTGCATTGGCACCCGGAATTGCAGGCCGTCTGGGTCCATGAAGGCACGTTGGCATTCACGGTGAACGAGGATACGTTTCCGTTATCGGACGATACGCTCTTGCTCATCAACCGCGGGCAACTGCACCGATCCAGGACAATCGCAGGCGATGCAGCCGCCATCTGCATCAATTTCGAGCCGGATTTTTTCCATCCAAAAGTGCTTCAGGACTACATTCTGCCGCTGTTGGAAAAAGAGGCCTTCAGCTATCGGCTGCTGGCTTTGTCTCCGGAAATGACGGCCCGGCTGCACCGGATCCTGGCGGCAAGCGACCGATCCATCCCCTACTTTTCCGTCATCAACCTGCTTTCCGACAGCCTGGAGGAAATCATGGTTGCTTCCAGCGGATCCGGCAAAGTAGCCGATTTCGAGGATCGAAATTTATTCCACAGACTGCTAGCATATGTAGAAGCACATTACCAAAGTCCGATCACCGTTGCTGATCTGGCCAACCATGCCTTAATCAACAAAAACCGCTGCACGTCACTGTTCCAGAAGTACACTCAGACATCCCCGATGAAATACGTCGCCAAGCATCGGCTCTTTCTGGCCAAAAACCTGATCATCGGCACCGACCTCTCGATCAGCGAAATCAGCGAAGCGGTCGGCTACAGCCAGACCAGCTACTTCGTGGAGCAATTCCGGCGCAGCTACGGCCTGCCGCCTTTGAAATACCGGAAGCGGTTCGGGGACAGCGGCAAGGTATGAGGGGGTTCGCCGCCGTCGGCCAGTCGACACTGTTTTTTCTTCGAAAATCCGAGATAAGGCATGTTTGTCGGCTGATTGTACTGCGCCATCTCTCCGAAAGCCGGCTGAGGCAGCACGCCCAACCGAAAGAAGCCGCCCCCTTTGGCCAAGGGCGGCTTCTTCCGCATTCTATAGTTGTTTATTTCCGCTGGCTCTCCACAAAATCCCGCAGCACGACGACATGATTGATTTCCGGATTCCGCGCGGCATAGACTAGCGTGACATCGGTCTCTGTCAACTGTTTTAGGATCTCTGCTACAGCAGTAGCTGTCGGCGGGTTCGTCAGCAACTCTTCTTCATATCGTTCCTTGAAAGCAGCGAATTTTTCGGGATCGTGGTCGAACCATTTGCGCAGAGCCGGCGAAGGCGCACTGTCCTTAAGCCATGCATCCAACTGAGCAGCTTCCTT is a window from the uncultured Trichococcus sp. genome containing:
- a CDS encoding AraC family transcriptional regulator; its protein translation is MNDFTDPITGNNRIVASKVDGKTMPIHFRNHLEEDVLFPSDDFNLTLLRQHFQHLRHDTIPLHWHPELQAVWVHEGTLAFTVNEDTFPLSDDTLLLINRGQLHRSRTIAGDAAAICINFEPDFFHPKVLQDYILPLLEKEAFSYRLLALSPEMTARLHRILAASDRSIPYFSVINLLSDSLEEIMVASSGSGKVADFEDRNLFHRLLAYVEAHYQSPITVADLANHALINKNRCTSLFQKYTQTSPMKYVAKHRLFLAKNLIIGTDLSISEISEAVGYSQTSYFVEQFRRSYGLPPLKYRKRFGDSGKV
- a CDS encoding DUF488 family protein, whose amino-acid sequence is MDLELKMKRIYEAPAETDGFRILVDRLWPRGVKKEAAQLDAWLKDSAPSPALRKWFDHDPEKFAAFKERYEEELLTNPPTATAVAEILKQLTETDVTLVYAARNPEINHVVVLRDFVESQRK